AATGGTAAATAGAACGGTAAAAGAAGTGacaaatatttgtaaaatgtttataacatatttacTTCAATATGCATTAtcgaaaatttcaaattctAATTACGATCAGTGTAttctattaaattattggatATACACTAaattgtataatatttttggttCTAAGAATCTTCCTACTATTCTTGATGTTTTTGCCAAATACGAACAGATATGGTATGAAATTGTTGAAAAACACCTAGATAAATctcaatataaaaaatgtacaccAGACCATAGTACAATTGGGAAAAGAGACtgggagaaaagaaaaaaattgtacgatTATTATGTTGATTATGATTATCTTTTGAGTATGGCtaaaatcaaaaataaaattgaatgtacatattataataaactTAATGAAATGATTTCATTATATGAATCCTTTAAGGATGTATGTGAACCTAAAACAGACAATTGTCCAGACGTCTTTTATAAATGTCgggataaaaatattgagtCTGCGATAAAAGAATTAACATGTGATGCTGAAATTATAGGTAGAACTGGACTCATTTCAGAGAAAAATCCTTCGCTTCATGATACACACTCCATAGAAGTGCATCCACAACGTGCAGATGATGTTGAAGGTGAAAATATAGATGATTTTACAGTCGAATTTGATACCCATTTAGATAGTGAAAATTCCGGAATAGGAACAAAAGTTACTCATTCAATTCTTGGAGCAGCTCCAGTTTTATTAACTGGCACTGTGTTATATAGAGTATGTACAtactttgtaaaaatatatcattatgtTACGAACTTGTAAACACATTTCTTTACATGTACAACaataataagtaaatgtattacatatatatatttttatttttacttacaaGTTCACACCGTTAGGTCCCTGGATTCGTGGGCTCTTTGGAGACACAACAAATAGTAAGAATACCATGGAT
Above is a genomic segment from Plasmodium cynomolgi strain B DNA, scaffold: 0539, whole genome shotgun sequence containing:
- a CDS encoding CYIR protein (putative;~vir-type antigen); translated protein: MFYDAMNKVSADVNYYNIKCHNIKVKIKKIGKGNKHVNEMVNRTVKEVTNICKMFITYLLQYALSKISNSNYDQCILLNYWIYTKLYNIFGSKNLPTILDVFAKYEQIWYEIVEKHLDKSQYKKCTPDHSTIGKRDWEKRKKLYDYYVDYDYLLSMAKIKNKIECTYYNKLNEMISLYESFKDVCEPKTDNCPDVFYKCRDKNIESAIKELTCDAEIIEVHPQRADDVEGENIDDFTVEFDTHLDSENSGIGTKVTHSILGAAPVLLTGTVLYRVCTYFVKIYHYVTNL